From Oscillospiraceae bacterium CM, a single genomic window includes:
- a CDS encoding Maff2 family protein → MAFFNSAVDVLQTLVIALGAGLAIWGAINLLEGYGNDNPGAKSQGMKQLMAGGGVALIGLVLVPLLSGLFG, encoded by the coding sequence ATGGCTTTCTTTAACAGCGCGGTAGATGTACTGCAAACTCTCGTAATTGCCCTGGGCGCGGGCCTTGCCATCTGGGGCGCGATTAACCTTCTCGAAGGTTACGGAAACGATAATCCGGGTGCAAAATCCCAAGGCATGAAGCAGCTCATGGCAGGTGGCGGCGTAGCCCTGATCGGTCTTGTACTGGTGCCTCTGCTCTCCGGCCTGTTCGGTTGA
- a CDS encoding ATP-binding protein — MLQEKKKHAAPEKPDHKLSRAENKQIAAAIQRARGNPKEISAQQSIPYRRMYPDGICQATNTLYTKTIQFQDINYQLAQNEDKTAIFEGWCDFLNYFDSSIRFQFSFLNLSASMEDFERSIFIPPQRDDFDSIRTEYADMLKTQLARGNNGLTKTKFITFGIEADGIRTAKPRLERIENDILNNFKRLGVATVSLTGVERLRLLHNIFHMDGNEKFLFDWNWLAPSGLSTKDYIAPSSFEFKETRVFRMGKKGGTVSFLQILAPELNDRMLAEFLDMESSLIVTMHIQSIDQNAAIKTIKRKITDLDSMKIQEQKKAVRSGYDMDIIPSDLATYGGEAKKLLQDLQSHNERMFLVTFLIMNIADGKRRLGNNVFQAKGIAQKYNCQLVRLDFQQEQGLMSSLPLGDNQIGIQRGLTTSSTAIFVPFTTQELFQQGGESLYYGLNALSNNLIMVDRKLLKNPNGLILGTPGSGKSFSAKREITNVILITKDDVIICDPEGEYYPLVARLRGQVIKISPTSADYINPMDLNLNYSEEDNPLTLKSDFILSLCELIVGGKEGLQPIEKTVIDRCVRLVYRDYLTDPRPENMPILEDLYNELRRQDEKEAQYIATALEIYVTGSLNVFNHRTNVDITNRLVCYDIKELGKQLKKLGMLIVQDQVWNRVTANRAEGKSTRYYIDEFHLLLKEEQTAAYSVEIWKRFRKWGGIPTGITQNIKDLLASREIENIFENSDFIYMLNQASGDRQILAKQLNISPYQLSYVTHSGEGEGLLFYGNIILPFADKFPKNTELYRIMTTRPNEKYEG; from the coding sequence TTGTTACAGGAAAAGAAAAAGCACGCCGCGCCCGAAAAGCCTGACCACAAGCTGTCCCGCGCGGAAAATAAACAGATTGCCGCCGCCATACAGCGTGCCAGGGGCAACCCGAAGGAAATATCGGCGCAGCAGTCCATCCCATACCGTCGTATGTACCCGGACGGCATCTGCCAGGCGACGAACACCCTATACACCAAGACTATTCAGTTTCAGGACATCAACTACCAGCTTGCACAGAATGAGGATAAGACCGCCATTTTTGAGGGCTGGTGCGATTTCCTCAACTATTTCGACAGTTCCATCCGCTTTCAGTTTTCCTTTCTGAACCTGAGCGCCAGCATGGAGGATTTTGAACGGAGCATCTTCATCCCGCCCCAGCGTGACGATTTTGACAGCATCCGTACCGAATACGCGGATATGCTCAAAACCCAGCTTGCCCGGGGCAACAACGGTCTGACCAAGACCAAGTTCATTACCTTTGGTATCGAAGCGGATGGCATCCGCACGGCAAAGCCCCGACTGGAGCGTATCGAGAACGATATTCTTAACAACTTCAAGCGGCTGGGCGTGGCAACCGTCTCGCTGACCGGCGTGGAACGGCTGCGACTGCTGCACAACATATTCCATATGGACGGAAACGAAAAATTCCTGTTTGACTGGAACTGGCTGGCTCCCTCCGGCCTTTCAACCAAGGACTATATCGCCCCGTCCTCCTTCGAATTTAAGGAAACCCGTGTATTCAGAATGGGCAAAAAAGGAGGAACTGTATCCTTCCTGCAAATCCTCGCGCCGGAACTCAACGACCGGATGCTGGCGGAATTTCTGGATATGGAAAGCAGCCTGATCGTCACCATGCACATCCAGTCCATCGACCAGAACGCGGCTATCAAGACAATCAAGCGCAAAATCACCGATCTGGATTCCATGAAGATTCAGGAACAGAAAAAAGCCGTGCGCTCTGGCTACGACATGGACATTATTCCCTCCGATCTCGCCACCTATGGCGGGGAGGCGAAAAAGCTGCTGCAAGACTTGCAAAGCCACAATGAACGCATGTTTCTCGTCACATTCCTTATTATGAACATTGCGGATGGCAAACGGAGGCTTGGAAACAACGTGTTTCAAGCGAAGGGCATTGCACAAAAATACAACTGCCAGCTTGTGCGGCTGGACTTTCAGCAGGAACAGGGCTTAATGTCCTCCCTTCCGCTGGGGGACAATCAAATCGGCATCCAGCGCGGACTGACCACCTCCAGCACGGCAATCTTCGTGCCTTTTACGACACAGGAGTTGTTTCAACAGGGCGGCGAATCCCTGTACTACGGGTTGAATGCCCTTTCCAACAATCTCATCATGGTAGACAGAAAACTGCTGAAAAACCCCAACGGCCTGATTCTCGGCACACCGGGCAGCGGTAAATCCTTCTCAGCGAAACGTGAAATCACCAACGTGATCCTTATTACAAAAGATGATGTGATCATTTGCGATCCTGAGGGCGAATATTACCCGCTTGTGGCGCGGCTGCGCGGGCAGGTTATTAAAATCTCGCCCACCAGCGCCGACTATATCAATCCGATGGATTTGAACCTCAACTATTCCGAGGAAGATAACCCGCTGACGCTGAAATCCGACTTCATTTTGTCTCTGTGCGAGCTGATCGTCGGCGGTAAGGAGGGCTTGCAGCCCATTGAGAAAACGGTGATCGACCGTTGCGTCCGGCTGGTGTACCGGGATTACCTTACTGACCCACGCCCGGAGAACATGCCCATTCTGGAGGATTTGTACAACGAGCTGCGGCGGCAGGACGAAAAAGAGGCGCAGTACATTGCCACAGCGCTGGAAATCTACGTCACCGGCTCCCTCAACGTATTCAATCACCGCACCAATGTGGACATCACAAACCGGCTCGTCTGCTACGACATCAAGGAGTTGGGCAAACAGCTTAAAAAGCTGGGGATGCTCATCGTGCAGGATCAGGTGTGGAACCGCGTTACCGCCAACCGCGCTGAGGGAAAATCGACCCGCTACTATATTGATGAGTTCCATTTGCTCTTAAAAGAGGAACAGACGGCGGCGTACAGCGTGGAAATCTGGAAGCGCTTTCGTAAGTGGGGCGGCATCCCCACAGGAATCACACAAAACATCAAGGACCTTCTGGCTTCCCGTGAAATTGAGAATATCTTTGAAAACAGCGACTTCATTTACATGCTCAACCAAGCATCCGGCGACCGGCAGATTTTAGCCAAGCAACTCAATATCTCTCCGTACCAGCTTTCCTATGTGACACATTCCGGCGAGGGCGAAGGGCTGCTGTTTTATGGCAATATAATCCTGCCCTTTGCCGATAAGTTCCCGAAAAATACCGAGCTGTACCGCATCATGACCACTCGCCCAAATGAAAAGTACGAGGGGTGA
- a CDS encoding prepilin peptidase: METALGILTDAFFVALLIWCAYTDIKARTISNLSVILLLCLGLAHLLLTLLTGAAWWVYPAGLLLSVPFFASWLKGHMGGGDVKLLMGIGLYLGLIHTLLAFALMLPLLGALAIHSWRKTRTLRRSIPFAPVLSFGAGGIIIISYLL, encoded by the coding sequence ATGGAAACCGCTTTAGGCATCCTGACGGATGCTTTTTTTGTTGCCCTGCTCATTTGGTGCGCCTATACGGATATAAAAGCGCGCACTATTTCCAATCTGTCTGTTATCCTGCTGCTGTGCCTGGGACTGGCGCACCTGCTGCTTACACTGCTGACCGGCGCTGCATGGTGGGTGTACCCTGCGGGGCTTCTCCTGTCCGTACCCTTCTTTGCGTCCTGGCTAAAAGGGCATATGGGCGGCGGCGATGTGAAGCTCTTGATGGGCATCGGCTTGTACCTGGGACTCATCCATACGCTGCTGGCGTTCGCCCTGATGCTCCCCTTGCTGGGAGCGCTGGCAATCCATTCATGGAGAAAGACCCGGACGCTGCGACGCTCTATCCCTTTTGCGCCGGTGCTCTCCTTTGGCGCGGGCGGCATCATAATCATCAGCTATCTTCTATAA
- a CDS encoding PcfB family protein: MQEEVEHRTVTLAISTTKLTGRVLKAAIRKLLASWKKGRDSPKIPHGKQTVKQLIGQNAGVSNIEITDSNIKSFESVARKYGVDFAVKKDATVRPPKFLVFFKARDADALTAAFQEFTVKTVRKTERPSVLAQLRKFKELLKNSVIDKVKRREQEQTR; this comes from the coding sequence ATGCAGGAAGAAGTGGAACACAGAACCGTAACACTGGCCATCAGTACCACCAAACTTACAGGCCGGGTGCTGAAAGCGGCTATTCGCAAGCTGCTGGCTTCGTGGAAAAAAGGCCGGGACAGCCCGAAAATCCCCCACGGGAAACAAACGGTCAAGCAGTTGATCGGCCAGAACGCCGGAGTGTCTAACATCGAAATCACCGACAGCAATATCAAATCCTTTGAGAGCGTGGCGCGCAAATATGGCGTGGACTTTGCCGTCAAAAAGGACGCAACAGTGCGACCGCCCAAATTCCTTGTCTTTTTCAAAGCACGCGACGCCGATGCGCTGACCGCCGCGTTTCAGGAGTTCACCGTCAAAACGGTGCGCAAAACGGAGCGTCCTTCCGTTCTCGCCCAGCTCCGAAAGTTCAAGGAACTGCTGAAAAACAGCGTGATCGACAAGGTAAAGCGCCGGGAACAGGAGCAGACACGATGA
- a CDS encoding type IV secretory system conjugative DNA transfer family protein yields the protein MKTTIKKLLPNLPYLFIGLFATNLGEAWRLASGADFSAKLLHILDGLTAAFQNPLPNFHPGDLLIGLLLAAALRLAVYVKGRNARKFRRNVEYGSARWGTAKDIQPYIDPLFENNVILTQTERLTMNNRPKDPRTARNKNVLIVGGSGSGKTRFVLKPNLMQCHSSYVVTDPKGSVVVECGKLLQRKGYRIKILNTINFKKSMHYNPFAYIHSEKDILKLVTTLITNTKGEGKPSDDFWVKAETLLYTALIGYIHYEAPQEEQNFSTLIEFIGASEVREDDEEFENPVDLMFKELEKKNPNHFAVRQYKKYKLAAGKTAKSILISCGARLAPFDIQELRELTAYDEMELDTLGDRKTALFIIISDTDDTFNFLVSMAYTQLFNLLCEKADDVYGGRLPVHVRCLIDECANIGQIPKLEKLMATIRSREISACLFLQAQSQLKAIYKDNADTITGNCDSAIFLGGKERTTLKELSETLGKETIDLYNTSENRGREKSYGLSYQKLGKELMSMDELAVMSGGKCVFQLRGVRPFLSEKYDITKHPNYKYLSDADTKNTFSIEKYLSTRLKPKPDEVYDVYDIDLSDEPETAQ from the coding sequence ATGAAAACAACGATCAAAAAGCTGCTTCCCAACCTGCCTTACCTGTTTATCGGCTTGTTTGCCACCAATCTCGGTGAGGCGTGGCGACTGGCATCCGGCGCGGATTTCAGCGCGAAGCTGCTGCATATTTTAGACGGCCTTACCGCCGCGTTCCAAAACCCGCTTCCCAACTTCCACCCCGGCGACCTGCTCATCGGCCTGCTGCTGGCCGCCGCTCTCCGGTTGGCGGTGTACGTCAAAGGGCGCAACGCCCGGAAGTTCCGCAGGAATGTGGAATACGGCTCCGCGCGCTGGGGAACGGCCAAGGACATTCAGCCATACATTGACCCTCTTTTTGAGAACAACGTCATCTTGACGCAGACCGAACGGCTTACCATGAACAACCGCCCCAAAGACCCACGGACGGCGCGGAATAAAAATGTGCTGATCGTGGGCGGCTCCGGCAGCGGCAAGACCCGCTTTGTCTTGAAGCCGAACCTCATGCAGTGCCACAGTTCCTATGTCGTGACCGATCCCAAGGGCAGCGTTGTGGTGGAATGCGGAAAGCTATTGCAGCGCAAGGGCTACCGCATCAAAATCCTCAACACCATCAATTTCAAAAAGTCCATGCATTACAATCCTTTCGCCTACATCCACAGCGAAAAGGATATTTTGAAGCTGGTCACAACCCTGATTACCAACACCAAGGGCGAGGGCAAGCCCTCCGATGACTTTTGGGTAAAAGCGGAAACGCTCCTGTATACGGCGCTGATCGGCTACATCCACTATGAAGCGCCGCAGGAGGAACAGAATTTTTCCACCCTCATTGAGTTTATAGGCGCTTCGGAAGTCCGGGAGGATGATGAGGAATTTGAGAATCCGGTTGACTTGATGTTCAAGGAACTGGAGAAGAAGAATCCGAACCACTTTGCCGTCCGGCAGTATAAGAAATACAAGCTGGCGGCGGGCAAAACAGCAAAAAGCATCCTGATTTCCTGCGGCGCGAGGCTTGCACCCTTTGACATTCAGGAGCTGCGCGAGCTGACAGCCTATGACGAAATGGAGCTGGACACCCTGGGCGACCGCAAGACGGCACTGTTCATCATCATTTCCGATACCGACGATACGTTCAATTTTTTAGTATCTATGGCCTATACCCAGCTTTTCAACCTGCTGTGCGAAAAAGCTGATGATGTATACGGCGGCAGACTCCCGGTGCATGTGCGCTGCCTGATCGACGAATGCGCAAATATCGGGCAGATACCCAAGCTGGAAAAGCTTATGGCGACCATCCGCAGCCGGGAAATCTCGGCTTGTCTGTTTTTACAGGCGCAGAGCCAGCTCAAGGCGATTTATAAAGACAACGCCGATACCATCACGGGTAACTGCGACAGCGCTATTTTCCTGGGCGGCAAGGAGCGCACCACCTTAAAGGAGCTGTCCGAAACTTTAGGAAAGGAGACGATAGACCTCTACAACACCTCCGAGAACCGGGGACGCGAAAAGTCTTATGGCCTCAGTTATCAGAAGCTGGGAAAGGAGCTGATGAGCATGGATGAGCTGGCCGTCATGAGCGGCGGCAAGTGCGTCTTTCAGCTTCGGGGCGTAAGGCCATTTCTCTCGGAGAAGTACGACATCACCAAGCATCCTAACTACAAATATCTGTCCGACGCCGACACTAAAAACACATTTAGTATCGAAAAGTATCTTTCCACCAGATTAAAACCCAAGCCGGATGAGGTTTACGATGTATACGACATCGACCTCTCCGACGAACCGGAAACCGCCCAGTGA
- a CDS encoding PrgI family protein yields MAYVPVPKDLTKIKTKVMFNLTKRQLICFSLAAIAGIPLFFLLKAHTSVSAAALMMVLSMLPFFMFALYEKNGQPLEVLLRHIIQARFVRPKQRLYRTNNFYAVLDRQIHLDKEVKAIVTGKEKARRARKA; encoded by the coding sequence ATGGCTTACGTTCCCGTTCCCAAAGACCTGACGAAAATCAAAACCAAGGTGATGTTCAATCTCACCAAACGGCAGCTCATTTGCTTCAGCCTTGCGGCTATAGCGGGGATTCCGTTGTTCTTTCTGCTCAAAGCCCATACCAGCGTGAGCGCGGCGGCCCTGATGATGGTGCTGTCCATGCTCCCGTTTTTCATGTTCGCTCTATACGAAAAGAATGGCCAGCCTCTTGAGGTGCTTCTGCGACATATCATTCAGGCACGCTTTGTGCGTCCCAAGCAAAGGCTGTATCGGACGAACAATTTTTATGCCGTCCTCGACCGGCAAATCCATCTCGACAAGGAGGTAAAAGCCATTGTTACAGGAAAAGAAAAAGCACGCCGCGCCCGAAAAGCCTGA